One region of Zootoca vivipara chromosome 7, rZooViv1.1, whole genome shotgun sequence genomic DNA includes:
- the LOC118089525 gene encoding E3 ubiquitin-protein ligase RNF182-like, protein MSPGKAKAGAPQPLVFAAHEMECKICYERFDGRSRRPKLLSCRHRVCTRCLRKMVEVGEPPGTLSCPFCRQEMPLPPDRDVGRLQDDGQVLALLSCRERARKQGGGARGGGAAPSPEVLLCPSVLEPFAEGGHSSSSDCLVITLLEVPEDMAAPEGVGVLDVMRLYRPPSLASLPCYGPLGKCQLCATWRAFPRFLVGVLCLVYFSSLPFGIYLLLVERLNLGIVLVSLVPSTLILCVFYSLCQCFCHEIFDLPS, encoded by the coding sequence ATGTCCCCCGGCAAGGCCAAAGCGGGGGCCCCCCAGCCGCTGGTCTTCGCCGCCCACGAGATGGAGTGCAAGATCTGCTACGAGCGATTTGACGGCCGCAGCCGCCGCCCCAAACTGCTGAGCTGCCGCCACCGCGTCTGCACCCGCTGCCTGCGCAAGATGGTGGAGGTGGGCGAGCCGCCCGGGACCCTCAGCTGCCCCTTCTGCCGCCAGGAGATGCCCCTGCCGCCGGACAGGGACGTGGGGCGCCTGCAGGACGACGGGCAGGTCCTGGCTTTGCTCAGCTGCCGCGAGAGGGCCCGGAAGCAAGGAGGGGGCGCCAGGGGCGGGGGGGCGGCTCCTTCCCCGGAGGTGCTGCTGTGCCCCAGCGTCCTGGAGCCCTTTGCGGAGGGCGGGCACAGCTCCTCCTCGGACTGCCTGGTCATCACCCTCCTGGAGGTGCCCGAGGACATGGCGGCCCCCGAGGGGGTGGGGGTCCTGGACGTCATGCGCCTCTACCGCCCGCCCAGCCTGGCCTCGCTGCCCTGCTACGGCCCCCTGGGCAAGTGCCAGCTCTGCGCCACGTGGAGGGCCTTCCCCCGCTTCCTGGTGGGTGTCCTCTGCCTGGTCTACTTCAGCTCTCTGCCCTTTGGCATCTACCTCCTGCTGGTGGAGCGTCTCAACCTGGGCATCGTCCTTGTGAGCCTCGTGCCCTCCACCCTCATCCTCTGCGTCTTCTACAGCCTCTGCCAGTGCTTCTGCCACGAGATCTTCGACTTGCCTTCTTGA
- the PCIF1 gene encoding mRNA (2'-O-methyladenosine-N(6)-)-methyltransferase: protein MANENHGSSGEEAALMSHSPSTSHQNQPSSPKPVWQVQDLPDELVQAGWEKCWSKRESRPYFFNRFTNQSLWEMPLLGQHDVISDPLGLNATPMPAEGGVGDAAAAAAAAAAAAAAAAAPTTSENKTRKRRLSEEVQPSGNSVKKPKVDVPANAPTQPTANSSNAPGAALLKMFGVSPEDKQAALLRPTEVYWDLDIQTNAVIKQRAPSEVLSPHPEVELLRSQLMLKLRQHYRELCQQREGIEPPRESFNRWMLERKVVDRGTDPLLPSNCEPVVSPSMFREIMNDIPIRLSRIKFREEAKRLLFKYAEAAKRLIESRSASPDSRKVVKWNVEDTFSWLRRDHSASKEDYMDRLEHLRKQCGPHVSAAAKDSVEGICSKIYHISLEYVKRIREKHLAILKEHNISAEAETPEVQERLVYCYPVRLAAPSPPLPNVDFHVENNVVCVRYKGEMVKVSRSYFSKLWLLYRYSCIDDSALERFLPRVWCLLRRYQMMFGTGLYEGTGLQGALPVHVFEALHKLFGVSFECFASPLNCYFKQYCSAFLDTDGYFGSRGPCLDFFPISGSFEANPPFCEELMDAMVSHFEKLLEASNEPLSFIVFIPEWRDPPTPALTRMEQSRFKRHQLILPAFDHEYRSGSQHVCKKEEMYYKAVHNTAVLFLQNNSGFSKWEPSAERLQELVTAYKHSGRTLTSSASSSSSSSSSASEKERETVQDQSTSRETTPN from the exons ATGGCCAATGAGAACCACGGCAGCTCTGGGGAAGAAGCTGCTCTGATGAGCCACTCTCCCAGCACCTCCCACCAGAACCAGCCCAGCTCCCCCAAACCTGTCTGGCAGGTCCAGGATTTGCCAg ATGAGCTGGTGCAGGCCGGCTGGGAGAAGTGCTGGAGCAAGCGGGAGAGCCGCCCGTACTTCTTCAACCGCTTCACCAACCAGTCGCTCTGGGAGATGCCGCTCTTGGGGCAGCACGACGTCATT TCTGACCCTCTGGGCCTGAACGCCACCCCGATGCCCGCAGAAGGAGGAGTTGGCGATGCGGCtgctgcagctgccgccgccgccgctgctgccgccgccgccgctgctcccaCAACTTCTGAAAACAAGACGCGGAAGCGGAGACTCTCTGAGGAGGTTCAGCCCAGCGGCAACAGCGTGAAGAAGCCCAAG GTGGATGTCCCGGCAAACGCCCCAACTCAGCCAACGGCCAACTCCTCCAATGCCCCTGGGGCGGCTCTGCTGAAGATGTTTGGTGTCTCTCCTGAAGACAAGCAGGCGGCTCTTTTGCGACCCACTGA AGTGTACTGGGACTTGGACATCCAGACCAACGCCGTGATCAAGCAGAGGGCACCCTCGGAGGTGCTGAGCCCCCACCCGGAAGTGGAGCTCCTCCGGTCCCAGCTGATGCTGAAGCTGCGCCAGCATTACCGGGAGCTCTGCCAGCAGCGAGAGG ggaTCGAACCTCCGCGGGAATCCTTCAACCGCTGGATGCTGGAGCGAAAAGTGGTGGACAGAGGGACGGATCCTTTGCTGCCGAGCAACTGTGAACCGGTCGTGTCTCCTTCCATGTTCAGAGAAATCATGAATGACATTCCCATCAG ATTGTCCCGCATCAAGTTCCGGGAGGAAGCCAAGCGGCTGCTCTTCAAATACGCTGAGGCTGCAAAGAGGCTCATTGAGTCCAG GAGTGCCTCCCCAGACAGCAGGAAGGTGGTGAAGTGGAACGTGGAGGACACCTTCAGCTGGCTGCGACGGGACCACTCCGCCTCAAAGGAAGACTACATG gaCCGCCTGGAGCACCTGCGCAAGCAGTGTGGGCCCCACGTGTCGGCGGCAGCCAAGGACTCGGTGGAGGGCATTTGCAGCAAGATCTACCACATCTCTCTGGAGTACGTCAAGCGCATTCGTGAGAAGCACCTGGCCATCCTCAAGGAGCACAACATCTCTG CGGAGGCAGAGACTCCAGAGGTGCAAGAGCGGCTCGTCTACTGCTACCCAGTGAGGCTGGCCGCCCCTTCCCCCCCGCTGCCGAACGTGGATTTCCACGTGGAGAACAACGTGGTGTGCGTCCGCTACAAGGGAGAGATGGTGAAAGTCAGCCGCAGCTACTTCAGCAAGCTG tggCTGCTTTATCGCTACAGCTGCATCGACGACTCAGCCTTGGAGCGCTTTCTGCCGAGAGTGTGGTGCCTCCTCCGCAGATACCAG ATGATGTTTGGCACCGGGCTCTATGAGGGGACCGGCCTGCAGGGGGCGCTCCCGGTGCACGTCTTCGAAGCCCTGCACAAGCTCTTTGGGGTGAGCTTTGAGTGCTTTGCCTCCCCCTTGAACTGCTACTTCAAGCAGTATTGCTCGGCCTTTCTGGACACGGACGGCTACTTCGGCTCAAGGGG TCCCTGCCTGGATTTCTTCCCCATCAGTGGCTCGTTTGAGGCAAACCCTCCATTCTGTGAGGAGCTGATGGATGCCATGGTGTCCCACTTTGAG AAGCTGCTGGAGGCCTCCAATGAGCCCCTGTCCTTCATCGTCTTCATCCCAGAGTGGCGGGACCCTCCGACCCCGGCCCTCACGCGCATGGAGCAGAGCCGCTTCAAGCGCCACCAGCTCATCCTGCCCGCCTTCGACCACGAGTATCGCAGCGGCTCCCAGCACGTCTGCAAAAA GGAGGAGATGTACTACAAAGCTGTGCACAACACTGCTGTCCTCTTCCTGCAAAACAACTCTGGCTTCTCCAAGTGGGAGCCCAGCGCAGAGCGACTGCAGGAGCTCGTCACGGCCTATAAGCACTCGGGGCGGACCCTGACttcgtctgcctcctcctcctcctcgtcctcctcttcagcttcagagaaggaaagagagacagttCAGGACCAGAGCACCAGCCGGGAGACAACCCCGAACTAG
- the LOC118088390 gene encoding iroquois-class homeodomain protein IRX-3-like, with protein MWGSMQGAGADQRRQHFPESFGGSAAHSRSCLCVLQVSAPCEMPGGPPLLWPAPLLYSPLLRPGTPEDPSRGKAAASRESTAALKAWLGQHPKNPYPSKGEKVLLAIVSRMSLTQVSTWFANARRRLKKENRACWAPRAPKAEGEAEEEEEDSEGEAGAERAAPSTPPPRTKLPQSGSPWLKAGQWQGLPPSPPPATAKPKIWCVAELATSTQPGRGAL; from the coding sequence ATGTGGGGGAGTATGCAGGGAGCCGGAGCAGACCAGAGGCGCCAACATTTCCCAGAGTCGTTTGGGGGCTCTGCTGCTCACAGCCGCTCTTGCCTTTGTGTGCTCCAGGTCTCTGCCCCCTGCGAGATGCCTGGCGGACCCCCCCTGCTGTGGCCGGCGCCCTTGCTCTACTCGCCCCTCCTGCGGCCAGGCACCCCCGAGGACCCGTCGCGGGGCAAGGCGGCCGCTTCCCGGGAGAGCACGGCGGCCCTCAAGGCCTGGCTGGGCCAGCACCCCAAGAACCCCTACCCCAGCAAGGGCGAGAAGGTGCTGCTGGCCATCGTCAGCAGAATGAGCCTGACGCAGGTCTCCACCTGGTTTGCCAACGCCCGCCGGCGGCTCAAGAAGGAGAACCGGGCTTGCTGGGCTCCCCGGGCTCCGAAGGCCGAGGGAGaggctgaggaggaagaggaggacagtgAGGGAGAGGCCGGCGCAGAAAGAGCAGCACCCAGCACCCCTCCGCCCAGGACAAAGCTCCCCCAGAGTGGCTCTCCTTGGCTGAAGGCCGGGCAGTGGCAAGGCTTGCCTCCGTCTCCTCCGCCTGCCACCGCCAAGCCCAAGATCTGGTGTGTGGCTGAACTGGCCACCAGCACCCAGCCTGGCAGGGGGGCTCTTTGA